From Desulfoplanes formicivorans:
TGGCGGGACAAAGCCTTCCCCTGCAGACACCCGCAGCGCGTCCACGAGTAACACGACCATTGTCTCCCAAAATGCCCAGAGCAAAAGTGTGGCCCGCAGTCTGGTGGAACAACTGGGATTGAAGATCAAAACGATCATGGTTGATCCCGGTCATGGAGGCAAGGACCCTGGTGCCGTGGCCAACAAGATCCGGGAGAAGGACATCAATTTGAAGATGGCCAAGATCCTTGGAAAGAAGCTGGAGAAAAAGGGGTTCAAGGTCTTGTACACCCGAACCACGGATGTGTTTGTGCCTCTTGAGGAACGTACGGCCATGGCCAATGCCAGAGACGCCGACCTATTCATCTCCGTGCACTGCAATGCCTGCCCGGACAAGCGGGCTCACGGGTTGGAACTCTACTATCTCAACCTGGCCAAGTCACGGGATGCTGTTCGCGTAGCTGCGCGTGAAAATGCCGTCTCGGTGAAGAAAATCAGTGATCTTCAGGTCATCCTCACCGACCTGATGCTCAATTCCAAGATCACCGAGTCCAGAGATCTGGCCAAGGATATCCATACCAAGTCGTTGAACAAGGTCCGGACCAAGTACAAAGTCAATGATCACGGGGTCAAGGGCGCTCCCTTTTATGTGCTCATGGGCTCCAAAATGCCTGCTGTCCTGGCCGAACTGGGGTATATCACCAATGCGGCGGAGGCCAAGCGTCTGCGCTCCACGGCCTATCTGGACCGGCTCGCCGAGGGGATGGTCCAGGGGGTTCTGGCGTACCAACGTCGGATCGAAGGCCTTGCCGGTCTGTGATGGTTTGGGTGCCGAAGCATGCTGTGAGCGGATACGGCCGCATAATGAAAATGAAGTACACGGGAGAAGGACATGATTGTACCTGTTGGTACATTGGTGAATGCTTCGGCCATAGCCTTGGGTAGCGTGGTGGGACTGGTCCTCCGGGGGCGTTTCCCCGAGCGCATCAGGATTGTTTCCTTCCAGGGGGTGGGCTTGTGTGTCCTGGTCATTGGCATGCAAATGGCCTTTGACATGAAGAATGCCCTGATGGTGATCATTGCCGTGCTTTTGGGCGGGATCCTTGGGGAACTGCTTCGGCTGGAAGAATTGTTCGAGCGGCTGGCCCTTTGTCTTAAGGGGATGATTCGGTCCAAGAACCCCCTGTTCACGGACGGATTCATTTCGGCTTCCCTGATTTTTTGTATCGGAGCCATGGCTATTGTGGGTTCGTTTGACGAGGGTATCCGTGGAGATCATTCAGTGCTGTTTACCAAGTCTGTTCTCGATGGGTTCACCTCGGTGGTCCTGGCCACAACCTACGGTGTTGGCGTGCTTTTTTCCGCAGTGTCCGTTTTGCTGTATCAAGGGGTACTGACGCTGTTTGCCACCTCGTGCCAATCCCTGTTTTCCCCGGATATTATTGCCCAACTCACGGCAACAGGCGGGGTCCTCATCTTAGGTATCGGAATCAACATACTGGAAATCAAGCAAATTCGCATTTCCAGCATGTTGCCCTCTCTGTTCATTATCGTCCTTTTATCCATGTGGTCCGTGTAACCCGTTTAGCAGGTTGTGAGTAGTAATCCATCGGCTTACACCTTCGGGAGCAGTAAGGCTTGTCCTTTCTGCGCGCGTGTACCTATCCGGTCAACATCAACGATTGAATGTTCGTCATTCATCGGTGTTGAATGGTAACGTATTCTTGCGGGTAGTTGTTGTGAGCATGCAATGAAAAAAAGAGAATCCCTTAATCAAATCGTACGGTACTTTGTCGACAATGGTGGTGGTTTCCTGATCGTGAGCCAGGACGACGTGTTTTTGCGGATGTTCAAAGGTTTCATGAAGGTTTTGCGACTGGCTGACACAAGCATGCACCATGATCCCTTGGGCCGGCATTATATCAGGGAAATCCGCAGGATGCTTGATCGTTTCAACCGGGTTATCGTCTTTATCGAAGCCACTCTCGAAGGGCGCAACAATACGCAGTACTTCCGGCATATCAAGGATATTCTGGATGATCGGGTGACCATCATCTGCCTGTGCAACGAAAGCGGGCGCGATACTCTCAGTCTGTTTCGGGAACTGGGTGCCGACAATACCATGGTCAAGCCCGTATCCATCGATACCATCGTCAAGAAGATCGCATTTTCAATTAAGCCAAATAATTTCAGAGCGTTAGTGGCTAAATCAAAAAAAGCCATTGCTCGCGGCAATTTTCGGACCGCTCGGGTCATTGCCCAGGAGATCCTCAAGGCCAATCCCGAAAGCACCATTGCCTATATCCTTTTGGGCGATATTCACCGCCGTAACAAGGAGTTTGATCTGGCGGAACAATGCTATCGCAAGGCTTCGCAAAACGCCCGGATGCACTTGCAGCCTCTGGAACGGCTCGTGGATTTGTATGGTGAACTCGGTCGTTTGACAGAACAGCTTAGTATATTGAAATTAATGGATAAGATTTCTCCACTCAATTTTGAACGCAAAATAGCCCTTGGCGATGTCTATGCCAAACTCGGAAAGGCCGGGCAGTGTGTTGCCTGTTACGAGGAGGCTCTTCAATTGGTCGGTATGCAGGCCAGGGAGATGATCAGCTATTCCAGAATGCAAGTGGGCACCAAGCTCAAGGGCGTAGATGCTCAACGCAGTCTCGCTTACATGAAGGAGGCCCTTGAGCTTAAGGCCGATGATTTGCGTGCCAGTGATCTTTGGATGTTCACCGAAATCGGTGGCGTGTTGCGCAAGAGGGGACAATGGAAGGATGCCGTCACATACTATAAGAGGGCCATGGAGATTGTTCCTGACGATTGGGGACTGGCGTATAATCTTGCCATGGCCTATTTTCAGGGTGAGCAGTATCAGAAGGCTCGGGAGTATATTGAAGCGGCCCTGGAGCATTATCCGGAGCTTCTCAATCTTGATGCTGATATCCCTTATAATATCTGTATGATATATTATAAGCTCGGGCAATATTCAGAAGCTTCCCAATACGCGAAGATTGCCTGTATCAATGATCATGGTCACGTCCCTGCCAGGCGACTTCTTAATGACCTCAAGGATCATTGCGTCAGGGAATCCGGTGCCGATACCACGGCTTGCAGAATGTATGAAGACGTGCCGGCATTTCGTCCTTAAAGGCGTTAACACAAGAATAAGAAGGAGTTGTATTTGTTGGGTAAGCGGGAAGTTCTGGATCAAACCATTCGCAGTTTTGTGGACCAGGCCGGTGGGTTTCTTCTTGTCAGCGGTGATACGACGTTTGTGCGTATTTTCAAAGGATTGATTAAGACCCTGGGCATGCCCAAGGACTGCATGTACTGCGAGACGCGTGCAACACATTATGTCCGCCGTATGCATACCATGCTCAAGCGCTTTCACAAGCTTGTCCTGCTGGTGGAGGCTTCCATGGGCGAAGTAAACAACACGATGTATTTCCGGCAAATCAAGGAGGCTTTGGGGGAGAAGGTTTGGATAATCTGTCTGAGTTCGGAACTGAATCGTGATGTTCTTTGCCTGTTTCACGAGATGGGCGCCGACAACATCATTATCAAGCCTGTTTCTGTCAATTCCATTATCAAGAAAATCGTCTATACCATCAAACCCAACAACCTGAGGGAATTGGTCGACAAGGCAGCAGAGGCTATTGCCAAAGGTGATACGGATGCGGCCCAATCACACATTGACCGCATTTTTGAGGTCAATCCCGAAAGCTCCATTGCCAATATCCTTTTGGGCGACATGGCCCGCAAGGCCAAGCGGTATGATGAGGCGGAAGCCAGGTATAAACAGGCTGCAAGCAAGGCCAGGATGTACCTTGAGCCCCTTGAGCGGCTGGCTGACCTGTATGCTGAAATCAATGATCGTGAGGCACGCATCGCAGTCCTTGAAAGACTGGACAGGTTGTCGCCCCTGAATCACCAGCGCAAGATTCTCATTGGGGACATCTGTGCGGACCTAGGAGATGCTGTGCGCGCCCGGAAGCATTTTGATGCAGCCGTGGCGGTTGTTCGAAGGCATGCACGGGACCAGATTGTCGCGACCCTCATGAACGTGGGGCAGAAGGTTATGGCCATTGATCCCGAGCTGGGTATCGGGTACATGAATGAGGCCATGACCTTGAAATCGGATGATTTTTCCATTCAGGATATGTGGATGTTTAATGAAATCGGCCGGCATCTTCGCAAACAGGGGAAATGGAAGCAGGCGATCAACTATTATGTAAAAGCTTTGAAGGTCGATCCGGACAATGCCGGCTTGTTCTACAACCTGGCCATGGCCTATCTGCAGGGCAAAATGTATTTCAAGGCCCTTGAGCATGCCACCATGGCCTTGGACAAGAATCCTGATCTTCTGAACGTCGATATCAGCGTACCCTTCAACCTTGCCCGTATTTATTTTCATGTCAGGCAGATGGCCGAATCAGACAAGTATGTTCGCATGGTTTTGGACAGGGACCCGACCCACCAGGGTGCCCTCAAGCTGCTGGCCCTTTTGCAGGGCAAGGGTGGTTGACCAGCCAATAGAGAGTCCTGGCTGCAGCTGGTTTATTGATGCCTGACTGATCTTGCCACAAATATGCAAACAGGCCGTTTCCCCTTGGGAAAACGGCCTGTTTGCATATGGTCTTGGTGCAGGGCCATCAGATGGGCGGGGCTATGGTCACGAGAACCCGCATATCGGTGGTTGCCCGAACGCCATGGGGCGTTTTGATGGGACAAACCAGGACGTCGCCGGGCCTGGCCGGAAGGGTTTTGTCATCGGCAGCCAGGAAGACTCCTGTTCCTTCCAGGACAACAATGCTTACTTCGCCGTCAATGTCATGGGAGTGAACCGGAAGGTCCTGGCCAGCCTTGAAGTTGAAATTGAGGATCTTGAAGTTTTCGGAGTCGTGGACCAGCAGGGTCTTGAAGGCTATCTCGTTGAAGCTTCCCTCCTCGAACAAATTGATCATTTTCATGGGTTCCTCCCGATGGTTGAAGGATAAAGCCGCACCCTTTGGCCGGATGCGGTGGGTGGTCACAAGGTGCCAGGCGGTTCCGGCTGCGCGTTTACAAAGGCTGTACTTCCCTGCCCGACGTGGACAGGGTGACGATGGAGACGGGGATGTCGGCCCTGGTTTTTTCCAGGGCTGCCTGGATCAGGCCCGGCAGGCCTCCGCAACAGGGGACTTCCATGCGCAGGACCGTGATGGAGCGGGGCGGATTGTTCCTGAAGATTTCGATGAATTTGTCAAGATACAGGGATGTGTCGTCGAATTTGGGACATCCCATCATAACCACTTTCCCCTGGAGATAGTCGGCATGAAAGGTGGGACTGGCAAGGGCGGCGCAGTCTGCAGTCACGAGCAGGTCAGCGTCCTTGAGAAAGGGTGCCTGTGCAGGAACCAGCCGGATCTGCACCGGCCAGTGGGACAGGGCCGAGCCTCCTGCCGAGCTCCCGGGACTGTCAGCGGGACAGGGCTGCAAGGTCTGCATCCGGGCCGAGGGACATTGGGACGGTGTTTTTGCCTGAGGTGTTGCCTTGGCAGCCAGGAATCGTTCCACTGCCTCGGGATCGAATGCGTCCGCTGGCCGTTCCACAATGCTCAGGGCTCCCCGGGGGCAATGTCCCAGACAGGCTCCCAGGCCGTCACACAGGTTGTCGGCAACCACTTTGGCCTTGCCGTTTATGATTTGAATGGAACCTTCGGCGCAGTTGGGTACGCATTGTCCGCAACCATCGCACAGTTCTTCATCGATTTCTATGATTTTTCGGATTGTTTGCATGAGGCACTCCCTGGAATCGGTGTTGATGTTGTGATGCCGGTATAGGGTGTTTGCCGGGAGGAAGCCTTGATGCAAGTCAAAAACAGCAGATGTAAACCGGTTTTTCAAGGGGTGTGTTGTGCCTGCATCCTTTGATGCAATTCCCGGACAATGGCCACCCCGCTGCTCGTACCCAGTCGAACGGCCCCTGCCTGCAGCATGGACAAGGCGTCATCAAGGATTCTGATCCCGCCGGACGCCTTGACCCCCAGACCGTTTGGAGCAACCAGCTCATGGAGCAATCGGACATCTTCAATTGTTGCGCCAAACGCGCCAAATCCCGTGGAGGTCTTGACCATGTCCGCCCCTCCGGCCACGCACAGGTCACAGGCAATCCGTTTTTCCTCGTCCGTGAGCAGACAGGTTTCAATGATCACTTTGAGCAGGGCCTGCTCCTGGTGGCAGAATCCGGCAATGGTTGCAATATCCTCTTGAACCACCTTGTATTCTCTGCTTTTGAGGGCCCCGAGGTGGATGACCATGTCGATTTCTCGTGCGCCGTTTTCAAGGGCCTTTTGGGTCTCCATAGCCTTGCCGTACGGAGTCTGCGCCCCCAGAGGGAATCCGATCACCGAGATCACCCGGACAGACGAGCCCTGCAATGCCCGGGATGCCAGGGTGACATAACACGGGTTTATGCACAAGCCAATGAACCGGTAGGCCATGGACTGTTCACACGCATGAAGGATGTCCGCATGGGTGGCATCCGGTCGCAACAGGGTGTGGTCCATGTGCTGCGCAAGCTCCAAGGGCGTTGGTTCGAAAACCTTGTCGTGTACATGCATTGTTCTGTCTCCTGGTCGATTGGAAGGCCCGGAACGGGTGATTGCCGACCGTCCATATGATGCAGCGTCTTTGTGGATGGTTTGGGGGGTCCCGGAAAAGTCAGCAAGCAGTGTTCAGGTGTCTGGAAGAGCCGGAAAAAATATATTCTGGTGAAAAAAGATCAAGAAAGACAAGGCCTTTTTTTTGGCATACTTTTTCTATGGGGAGGATGGTGAAAGCATTTTCCATCTCAAACCCGAAAGGAGGATTGTATGCAAAAATGTCTGTTGCAATTGGTGGTGGCAAGTTGCGTGTTGTTTTTGTGTTCGACGGTTCATGCGTCCATTGTTGTTCCTTATGATTCCTATTGGACACTTGATGATTCCGGTGAGGCAACCTTTTGCCTGAAGGCGGAATACGCCAGCTATGCGCCGATCAATACCTTTGGAATCTATCAGTTGGGAACTTCGGAAGGTCATCCTCTGTTTTATGAAATTTTTTCGGGAGAGCAAGGACCGGGAGCCAAGGCAACCTTGACAGGGGACATGCTGGCAAGTGCAGGGTTCTCATTAACAAATGCGTTTGGTTTTTATCTGGATTCCAGTGCAGGAGAAAATGGCGGCATTTTCCTGAGCGATCCCATGGCAGGCCATGACAACAACGGCATGGATTACATGAAGACTTCCTGGAAACATGGCAAGTACTATCTCTATTGGGAAGACATGATGATGGGAGACCCGCAGCATAACTACGGGCCTCAGGAAAGGGGAAAGCATGGCAAGAAGATGGAGCCCGATTACAATGATATGATCGTCAAGGTGTCGGGGATGAGCCCCACTCCGGTGCCGGGTGCCCTTTTCCTTTTGGCAGGCGGACTTCCTTTTGTGCTGTTCCGGAAAGGCAAAAAGTCCTGATGTTGTTGTCCCGGTAATGATTCCGGACTGAATGCAGACAAAAGTGGGATGAAAAGGGTTGCATGATATGAACTCATGTAACCCTTTTTTGTATGATTGCTGGAGGTCTGGGGCGGGCAGGAGCTGTTGGGAAGCGTATGAGGATGTTTGGTGTTTCATATCCTGGCCACGCCGAGGAAAAGGGTGTGCAGGGTGGTCACCACGATCATGAAGAGTTGTCTGGCCCTTGCCGGTCTCATGAGGGGGGCTGAAAAAGTCAGCGCCCCGTGTGGGCATGCGCTCGCACAGTCCCCGCACAGGGTGCAGGTGGTGTGCGGTTTGCCCTGGCTGAGGGCGCTCAGGTCCAGGGCATTGTACCTACATGCTCGAAAACATGTTGTGCAGCGTGTGCAGGAGCTGGCAATGCGCATTCTCCAGGGTGCCAGTTTGCCCAGATAATTGCCAAGAATGCCAATGGGACAAAAGGTGGTGCAGTGGACCATGGTCCCCATCCTGCGGGAAACAAGGATCATGATCCCGATGCCGATCAGGCCGAACATGCCGGCTAGCATGGCGGCGTCAGGAGCGGGAACCTGCATGAAGCGGAGCAACAGGGCGGTCAGGACAACCAGCACCAGGATGGACCAGCGCAGGATTCGCGTCCACCCGGGCAGAGGGTGGGGTCGGTTGTGTTGGGCCATGCAATGGTCCCAGGCCCCGATGTAGCACAAGTGACTGCACCAGGCAGGACCCACCATGAGCAGGGTTGATCCGAACAGGATGGGCATGAACCATCCCTCGCCCCGAAACAGGGGCCCTGCAAGGATGAGGGCCGGAACCGGCAGGTGGAGTTTGCCCGTCATCAGAAAACTTTCCATGCCGAGAAGACCAAGGAAAAGCTGGGCAAAAAATATCACGGAAAAGAGCAGCCAGACAACTCGTCGGGTTGAGGCCTGGGTTTTGGGTTCGAGCAGCCGACCGCAAACCCAGACGGCGTACAGGGCCAGAGCGAAAATTTCCAGGGGACCGAGTCCCGGGATGAACCTGTCGGCCAGCAGCAAGGGGATGGCCGACAGATGCCGGATGCCGAGCAAAAGACCGGCCGTTAGGATGAAAACAGCGGCCCGGGCCGTGTCGTGGGGGGGCTGCCGGACAAAGAAGCGGCGGCCCGGTCCCATGGCCAGGCCGAGCAACCCCAGCAGGGTAACACTCATGACCGCAGTCATGATGACTGCCAGACGTACCCAGGGAAGATCCGCTGCCATGCGGAAATGCAGCAGAAAGATACCTGTCCGGGACCAGATGAACAGTCCCCAGACCAGTACCGGCAGGGCTGCCAGACGAACCCATTGTCGTCTGGTCCCCATGAGGGTGGCGAAAAGGACAAGGGAGACGGCCATGCCGGCTTCCCCCCAACGGAGGGTATGGGCGGCCAGAAGAACGATGCTTGTGATTGTCAGAAGGATGGTCGGCATGACGGCACGGGGATACAGGATGGATGAAGCAAAAACTTTCTGGTGTGACAGACTGTTTCTACGCGCTGGTATCATGCGAACCCTTGACCTGAGTCAATCCCTGCGGTGAAAGGGGGCATGCATACTGAAACTATCATTGATTTTCTCACGCGAGTGGATCTTTTTGGCGGGTTGCAGGAAGAGTATCTGGCCTTTCTGGCCGAGATTGCCAGGGAGATGCACGTGACCAAGGGACAGTCCATCTTCTGGGCCGGTGATGCGGGTACCGGGTTTTATCTGGTCAAGACGGGCAGGGTGAAAATTTTCAGGACATCCTTTTCAGGCAAAGAACACATCCTGCACGTGTTTGGATCCGGAGAGGCCTTTGGCGAAGTGGCGGTGTTTGCCGGGGACAGGTTTCCCGCTTCGGCCGTGACGTTGGAACCTTCCCGGTTGCTTTTTTTCCCAAGGGATGCGTTCCGCAAGCTTCTGGCCAGGGAACCGGATCTCGCCTTGCAGATGCTGGCCCTGCTTTCCAGACGATTGCGATCCTTTGTGAACAAGGTCGAAGAGCTGAGTCTCAAGGAGGTTCCTGCGCGATTGGCCAGTCATTTTCTCTTGCTGGCAGCTGCGGGCCAAACCGATACCTTTACCCTTGATCTGTCCAAAACCGAG
This genomic window contains:
- a CDS encoding DUF554 domain-containing protein, which translates into the protein MVPVGTLVNASAIALGSVVGLVLRGRFPERIRIVSFQGVGLCVLVIGMQMAFDMKNALMVIIAVLLGGILGELLRLEELFERLALCLKGMIRSKNPLFTDGFISASLIFCIGAMAIVGSFDEGIRGDHSVLFTKSVLDGFTSVVLATTYGVGVLFSAVSVLLYQGVLTLFATSCQSLFSPDIIAQLTATGGVLILGIGINILEIKQIRISSMLPSLFIIVLLSMWSV
- a CDS encoding tetratricopeptide repeat protein, giving the protein MKKRESLNQIVRYFVDNGGGFLIVSQDDVFLRMFKGFMKVLRLADTSMHHDPLGRHYIREIRRMLDRFNRVIVFIEATLEGRNNTQYFRHIKDILDDRVTIICLCNESGRDTLSLFRELGADNTMVKPVSIDTIVKKIAFSIKPNNFRALVAKSKKAIARGNFRTARVIAQEILKANPESTIAYILLGDIHRRNKEFDLAEQCYRKASQNARMHLQPLERLVDLYGELGRLTEQLSILKLMDKISPLNFERKIALGDVYAKLGKAGQCVACYEEALQLVGMQAREMISYSRMQVGTKLKGVDAQRSLAYMKEALELKADDLRASDLWMFTEIGGVLRKRGQWKDAVTYYKRAMEIVPDDWGLAYNLAMAYFQGEQYQKAREYIEAALEHYPELLNLDADIPYNICMIYYKLGQYSEASQYAKIACINDHGHVPARRLLNDLKDHCVRESGADTTACRMYEDVPAFRP
- a CDS encoding tetratricopeptide repeat protein; this translates as MLGKREVLDQTIRSFVDQAGGFLLVSGDTTFVRIFKGLIKTLGMPKDCMYCETRATHYVRRMHTMLKRFHKLVLLVEASMGEVNNTMYFRQIKEALGEKVWIICLSSELNRDVLCLFHEMGADNIIIKPVSVNSIIKKIVYTIKPNNLRELVDKAAEAIAKGDTDAAQSHIDRIFEVNPESSIANILLGDMARKAKRYDEAEARYKQAASKARMYLEPLERLADLYAEINDREARIAVLERLDRLSPLNHQRKILIGDICADLGDAVRARKHFDAAVAVVRRHARDQIVATLMNVGQKVMAIDPELGIGYMNEAMTLKSDDFSIQDMWMFNEIGRHLRKQGKWKQAINYYVKALKVDPDNAGLFYNLAMAYLQGKMYFKALEHATMALDKNPDLLNVDISVPFNLARIYFHVRQMAESDKYVRMVLDRDPTHQGALKLLALLQGKGG
- a CDS encoding cupin domain-containing protein → MKMINLFEEGSFNEIAFKTLLVHDSENFKILNFNFKAGQDLPVHSHDIDGEVSIVVLEGTGVFLAADDKTLPARPGDVLVCPIKTPHGVRATTDMRVLVTIAPPI
- a CDS encoding ATP-binding protein, coding for MQTIRKIIEIDEELCDGCGQCVPNCAEGSIQIINGKAKVVADNLCDGLGACLGHCPRGALSIVERPADAFDPEAVERFLAAKATPQAKTPSQCPSARMQTLQPCPADSPGSSAGGSALSHWPVQIRLVPAQAPFLKDADLLVTADCAALASPTFHADYLQGKVVMMGCPKFDDTSLYLDKFIEIFRNNPPRSITVLRMEVPCCGGLPGLIQAALEKTRADIPVSIVTLSTSGREVQPL
- the deoC gene encoding deoxyribose-phosphate aldolase; amino-acid sequence: MHVHDKVFEPTPLELAQHMDHTLLRPDATHADILHACEQSMAYRFIGLCINPCYVTLASRALQGSSVRVISVIGFPLGAQTPYGKAMETQKALENGAREIDMVIHLGALKSREYKVVQEDIATIAGFCHQEQALLKVIIETCLLTDEEKRIACDLCVAGGADMVKTSTGFGAFGATIEDVRLLHELVAPNGLGVKASGGIRILDDALSMLQAGAVRLGTSSGVAIVRELHQRMQAQHTP
- a CDS encoding 4Fe-4S binding protein, yielding MIPARRNSLSHQKVFASSILYPRAVMPTILLTITSIVLLAAHTLRWGEAGMAVSLVLFATLMGTRRQWVRLAALPVLVWGLFIWSRTGIFLLHFRMAADLPWVRLAVIMTAVMSVTLLGLLGLAMGPGRRFFVRQPPHDTARAAVFILTAGLLLGIRHLSAIPLLLADRFIPGLGPLEIFALALYAVWVCGRLLEPKTQASTRRVVWLLFSVIFFAQLFLGLLGMESFLMTGKLHLPVPALILAGPLFRGEGWFMPILFGSTLLMVGPAWCSHLCYIGAWDHCMAQHNRPHPLPGWTRILRWSILVLVVLTALLLRFMQVPAPDAAMLAGMFGLIGIGIMILVSRRMGTMVHCTTFCPIGILGNYLGKLAPWRMRIASSCTRCTTCFRACRYNALDLSALSQGKPHTTCTLCGDCASACPHGALTFSAPLMRPARARQLFMIVVTTLHTLFLGVARI
- a CDS encoding Crp/Fnr family transcriptional regulator → MHTETIIDFLTRVDLFGGLQEEYLAFLAEIAREMHVTKGQSIFWAGDAGTGFYLVKTGRVKIFRTSFSGKEHILHVFGSGEAFGEVAVFAGDRFPASAVTLEPSRLLFFPRDAFRKLLAREPDLALQMLALLSRRLRSFVNKVEELSLKEVPARLASHFLLLAAAGQTDTFTLDLSKTELSKYLGTIPETLSRTLRKMESQGLVRGNGACIRILDRPGLEEVAEGLVRL